TCTTGGCCATGGCCTTCACGCTTCACAGAGATGCGGTATTGCTTACCGTTCGGCTTATCTGATAGTGAGTATTGACGAATTTCGCTGTATTGCGCGCCTTCTGGCTTAACTTCGATACCGATGTATTGACCAGGCGTGTAATCTAGAACGTCACCGCCATCTTTTGGTTGTAGAATAAAGCTTGTTACTAGCGCTGATTCTTCAATCTTGTCTGCAATCACAAACGTACGTGCTGCTTCCCAACCGCCAACAGCTTGTTTGCGTTGTAGGTAAAGCTCAGCTTCACGATCGATGAATACTTGAGCCAAGAAAAGGTAAGCCGCTGTCCACGCCTCTTCTACTTCAGGTGTAAACGCGTCTGTTGCCAATTCACGTAGTGTTTCAATCAGGTGTAAACCAACAATTTGGTAATGCTCTGGTTGGATGTTAAAACTTGTGTGTTTCTGAGCAATGCGTTCAACCGCTGTTGTTAACGCTGCTAGGTTTTCAATGTTCTTTGCATATGCCGCGATAGCTTCAAACAGTGCTACGCCTTGGCGACCTGTTCTTTGGTGAGTCATATTGAAGATATCTTTTAACTCAGGGTTATGCGTGAACATACGTTGATAAAAGTGCTGAGTTAAAGCTGGGCCTGCGCTCTCAAGTAGAGGAATAGTAGATTTGATGATTTCGATATGTGCATTGTTAAGCATGAATTTACTCCGAACACTGAGCCTTATGACCTATTATGTCATTTTGACTACTTAAAAATTAAGAATGACTTATCGATTTTCTGAAAGCTTAGTTATTCTTAGAAACTGAGTTATTTTGACTCGTTTTCATTTCAAAAAATCGCGAAACCTGATTAATGCCACCTGATTGATTGAGATCAAGAATAGTCTGTTTAATCAGCGCTATAATTGGGCTTCACTGTCTCTTTTGCACAATCAGTGCCAACTTTTTCAAGCCCCGCCAGCACTGGCTTTATTCTCAAAAATCCCTTTATAAAAATGTCAAAAAGACCTTTTTTTTAAGTCAATAAGACTCTATGATGTATATAAACACACACAGTTAGAGTTTTTTATGCAAGATATCTCCGCATCAACCCTCATGGAAATGACCATTGGCCTCGCAAGTGGTGTGAACGATCAAGATCGTTTTAATCGCCTAATCGATGCCATTCGTAAAACCATTACGTGTGATTGTGTCGCGCTCTTAAGCCTTCAAGGTGACACACTAGTCCCTATCGCAATGCAAGGGCTCAGCCGTGACACGTTCGGTCGTCGCTTTATCATTTCAGAGCACCCACGTTTTGCGGAGATATGTGCATCTCGCTCTCCTGTTCGTTTCGATTCTGATAGTTCTCTCCCAGATCCTTTTGATGGTCTGCTGATCGACCATGATGGCGACCTGCCAATGCATGCCTGTATGGGGCTGCCTTTGCTATTTGGGGATAAGCTATTAGGGGTTCTAACACTAGACAGCCTTAAACCAGACGTCTTCGCTAATATTCCAGCGCGTAACCTTGAAGTATTAGCAGCCATTGCAGCGTCAAGCATGCAGATGGCATTGACCTTTTCTCAGCTTGAACATCAAGCAAAACAGTCCAAACAGCTGTTAGAAGAGTTGAACGTTGAAGCGTGGGAACGCGACGGCGGTGAGTTGATTGGTAACAGTGACACCATGGTGGCGCTTAAGAACGACATCGCTGTAGTAGCGCCTTCAGAATTCAACATTCTGATTC
The window above is part of the Vibrio chagasii genome. Proteins encoded here:
- the hmpA gene encoding NO-inducible flavohemoprotein: MLNNAHIEIIKSTIPLLESAGPALTQHFYQRMFTHNPELKDIFNMTHQRTGRQGVALFEAIAAYAKNIENLAALTTAVERIAQKHTSFNIQPEHYQIVGLHLIETLRELATDAFTPEVEEAWTAAYLFLAQVFIDREAELYLQRKQAVGGWEAARTFVIADKIEESALVTSFILQPKDGGDVLDYTPGQYIGIEVKPEGAQYSEIRQYSLSDKPNGKQYRISVKREGHGQETQGVVSNHLHDTVAIGDEVSLYAPAGDFMYQERSKPVTLISAGVGVTPMQSMLEFLNTEEKNEPVLYLHACENEGQHSFTKRVKDIVADKGWSAKTWYMNKEASACENTHEGQMDLASISDTEGFKDSDFYICGPVGFMKNIVEQLDALKVDRSRVHYEVFGPHANF